One genomic segment of Naumovozyma castellii chromosome 9, complete genome includes these proteins:
- the NCAS0I03160 gene encoding sugar porter family MFS transporter has translation MNTDNSVADPNVATEHINDEPLNDSASGSHSVLEAQSNKDDDEEIKNYGEDGEIAPAEMPKKPASAYVTVSILCLMIAFGGYVYGWDTGTISGFVAQTDYVRRYGQKKKDGTYYLSKVRTGLLLAIFNIGCAIGGLLWSRLGDMWGRRKALVFVTTVYMIGLIISIAAVKHWYQYFIGRIISGLGVGGIAVYSPLLISEVAPKHVRGTLVSCYQLMITLGIFLGYCTNFGTRNYSNSVQWRVPLGLGFAWALFMIAAMFFVPESPRYLIEVGQMEEAKRSVAQSNRLTVDDPSVIAEVEFLTAGVEAEREAGSASWMELFQTKGKILHRVIMGIMIQTLQQLTGANYFFFYGTLIFASIGMNDGFKASVVIGIVNFASTFPAIYIVDRFGRRTCLLFGAAGMICCMVVFASVGVTRLHPDGDQNGVASKGAGNCMICFTCFFIFCFANTWAPCAYVIVSESFPLRIKAKGMALATAANWMWNFLLGFFTPFITGAINFYYGYVFMGCLCFSWCYVFFFIPETKGLSLEEVNTMWEEGVLPWKSSEWVPPSRRGADYDAAAMATDDKPLFKRMLGK, from the coding sequence ATGAATACAGACAACTCTGTTGCTGACCCAAACGTCGCAACTGAACACATCAACGATGAACCTTTGAACGATTCCGCTTCTGGTTCCCATTCCGTCTTGGAAGCTCAATCCAAcaaggatgatgatgaagaaattaagaaCTACGGTGAAGATGGAGAAATTGCTCCAGCTGAAATGCCAAAGAAGCCAGCTTCTGCTTACGTTACAGTCTCCATTTTATGTTTAATGATCGCCTTCGGTGGTTACGTTTACGGTTGGGATACTGGTACCATTTCTGGTTTCGTTGCCCAAACTGATTATGTGAGAAGATATGgtcaaaagaaaaaggatGGTACTTACTACTTATCCAAGGTTAGAACTGGTTTGTTACTTGCTATTTTCAACATTGGTTGTGCTATCGGTGGTTTATTATGGTCCAGACTTGGTGATATGTGGGGTCGTAGAAAGGCTTTAGTTTTCGTCACCACTGTTTACATGATTGGTTTGATTATTTCCATTGCCGCCGTTAAGCACTGGtatcaatatttcattggTAGAATTATCTCCGGTCTAGGTGTCGGTGGTATTGCTGTCTACTCTCCATTATTGATTTCTGAAGTTGCTCCAAAGCATGTTAGAGGTACTTTAGTCTCCTGTTACCAATTGATGATTACCTTGGGTATTTTCTTAGGTTACTGTACTAATTTCGGTACCAGAAACTACTCCAACTCTGTTCAATGGAGAGTTCCATTAGGTCTAGGTTTCGCTTGGGCTTTGTTTATGATTGCTGCTATGTTCTTCGTCCCAGAATCTCCACGTTACTTAATCGAAGTTGGTCAAATGGAAGAAGCTAAGCGTTCTGTTGCTCAATCTAACAGATTGACTGTTGATGACCCATCTGTTATTGCTGAAGTTGAATTCTTAACTGCAGGTGTTGAAGCTGAAAGAGAAGCTGGTTCCGCCTCATGGATGGAATTATTCCAAACTAAGGGTAAGATTTTACACAGAGTTATCATGGGTATTATGATTCAAACATTGCAACAATTGACTGGTGCAaactatttcttcttttacGGTACTTTAATTTTCGCTTCCATTGGTATGAATGATGGTTTCAAGGCTTCCGTTGTCATTGGTATTGTCAATTTTGCTTCCACTTTCCCAGCTATTTACATTGTCGATAGATTTGGCCGTCGTACctgtttattatttggtgCCGCTGGTATGATTTGTTGTATGGTTGTCTTTGCTTCTGTTGGTGTCACAAGATTACATCCAGATGGTGATCAAAATGGTGTAGCTTCAAAAGGTGCTGGTAACTGTATGATTTGTTTCACctgtttcttcattttctgtttCGCTAATACCTGGGCTCCATGTGCCTACGTTATTGTCTCTGAATCTTTCCCATTGAGAATTAAGGCTAAGGGAATGGCTCTTGCTACTGCTGCTAACTGGATGTGGAATTTCTTATTAGGTTTCTTCACTCCATTTATTACTGGTGCTATTAACTTTTACTATGGTTACGTCTTCATGGGTTGTTTGTGTTTCTCCTGGTGTTacgttttcttcttcattccAGAAACCAAGGGTTTAAGTTTGGAAGAAGTCAACACCATGTGGGAAGAAGGTGTTTTACCATGGAAGTCTTCAGAATGGGTTCCTCCATCTAGAAGAGGTGCTGATTATGATGCTGCTGCCATGGCTACTGATGATAAGCCATTATTCAAGAGAATGTTAGGTAAATAA
- the NCAS0I03170 gene encoding uncharacterized protein codes for MSSSTIHSYSASTFINSTISGFTDTLVSISTSRPASVLSSPTSGSLDTVSFESSTSFASTSSLQTSSRTFTSSIDETSSLVVNTSAEPSSSIISSTLFHPTSARYHNSTFSSTSAWRTTLSQTTPVVSVVSNSQSHTPQYPVSSINLSTFDRRRRLPPITPVETTSTSFVETTPSAVTTTLTSNSVNSNSEFSSTPSLHASVDITSTPSSASSISKAVSKQSTTSHPKSSASPSISKAVSKQSTTSHPRSSASPSISKAVSKQSTTSYPGSSASPSISKAVSRPSTTSNYLPPLVLTSSTNSGHPSSSVSSSCINCVTGDSPYLTSTRLTSTRLTSTESNSIDSAHRVYWNTTSFSPNSTIQTRYTNSSTTILSSVSNSTYPSSIKAHYTSQTDLTTSISDSKKSTHYTTSTESVSSSVINCTSSIYPGSSLKPISFVDTDSLVSATETTDILKSITLLKPTQSTSPRRKVSLAAMMFVRPSSTPSAVAVKPKSSISLTTTMKTTFTVLETSVESIRPVTTTLSKSSPSKNSRATTLTSNLPTFTTTSDKSITSTSQIKHYNGANVLSLDGKSLLSFSILLISFFV; via the coding sequence ATGTCTTCTTCTACTATTCACTCCTATTCAGCATCGACGTTTATTAACTCAACCATTTCTGGTTTCACCGATACGTTGGTTTCCATCTCTACTTCTAGACCTGCTTCTGTCTTAAGTTCTCCAACATCTGGCTCTTTAGATACAGTTAGTTTTGAATCTAGTACTAGTTTTGCTTCTACTTCAAGCTTACAGACTTCTTCGAGAACTTTCACGTCAAGTATAGATGAAACTTCATCTTTGGTCGTAAATACATCTGCAGAACCAAGCAGTTCAATTATATCATCAACTTTGTTTCATCCAACATCGGCACGTTACCATAATTCTACCTTTTCTAGTACAAGCGCCTGGAGAACCACATTATCTCAAACAACTCCAGTCGTTTCAGTTGTCTCAAATTCGCAGTCTCATACTCCACAGTATCCAGTTTCCTCGATCAATTTATCTACTTTTGATAGAAGAAGACGTCTTCCACCTATTACACCAGTGGAAACTACTTCAACTAGTTTTGTGGAAACAACACCATCAGCTGTCACAACTACTTTAACATCAAACTCCGTCAATTCAAACTCTGAGTTTAGTTCAACACCATCTTTGCACGCTTCGGTCGATATAACTTCGACCCCATCGTCGGCTTCTTCTATTTCAAAGGCAGTATCAAAACAATCTACTACTTCCCACCCTAAATCAAGTGCTTCTCCTTCCATTTCAAAGGCAGTATCAAAACAATCTACTACTTCCCACCCTAGATCAAGTGCTTCTCCTTCCATTTCAAAGGCAGTATCAAAACAATCTACTACTTCCTATCCTGGATCAAGTGCTTCTCCTTCCATTTCAAAGGCAGTATCGAGACCATCAACTACTTCCAATTACCTACCACCTTTGGTTCTTACATCATCCACTAACTCAGGTCACCCAAGTTCATCTGTGTCCTCATCATGTATTAACTGCGTTACGGGTGATTCTCCATATCTAACTTCAACTAGGTTAACTTCAACTAGGTTAACTTCAACTGAATCTAACTCTATCGACTCAGCTCATAGGGTCTATTGGAATACCACAAGTTTTAGTCCAAATTCTACGATTCAGACGAGATATACTAATTCTTCTACAACTATTTTATCTTCTGTATCCAATTCGACTTATCCAAGCTCGATTAAGGCTCATTACACTTCTCAAACAGACTTAACTACTTCAATCTCTGACAGTAAGAAATCTACTCATTACACTACCTCAACTGAATCTGTATCATCTTCGGTAATTAATTGCACTTCATCAATTTATCCCggttcttctttgaaaccAATAAGTTTTGTCGATACAGACTCTTTGGTAAGTGCAACCGAAACAACCGACATATTGAAATCGATTACTCTTTTGAAGCCAACTCAATCAACGAGCCCAAGGCGTAAAGTTTCTCTAGCCGCAATGATGTTTGTAAGACCATCTTCTACTCCAAGTGCGGTGGCAGTAAAGCCAAAATCCTCCATAAGTTTAACGACTACAATGAAAACGACATTCACGGTCCTAGAAACATCAGTTGAGTCAATTAGACCAGTGACGACTActctttcaaaatcatcacCTTCCAAGAATTCTAGGGCTACAACTCTTACTTCAAATTTACCTACATTCACTACAACATCTGACAAGTCAATAACTTCAACATCCCAAATTAAGCATTATAATGGTGCTAACGTACTTTCTTTGGATGGAAAATCATtactttcattttccattcTTCTCATTAGTTTCTTCGTGTGA